The genomic region tacgcaacccaacccaagtagggatgcgtcactataaatgacaaactctttgcccgattcgggttgcactaggattggggcttcaccaaataagttttcattgatcgaaactcttcgacatttctccgtccattcaacttaacatccttttggagtaagccgtcattggcgtggctatcgttgagaaacctttacaaatcgcttcggtaataacctaagaagccccaaaaagctccgaacctcaagaatatttctgaggcttccaattaagtatggctgaaattttattggtcgactcgaatacccaatgcagataccacatgacccaagaagctaacctcctcaaccgtaactcacacttgcttgaacttagcatataatcgcttatccgtaaaattcgcaacactatcctcggtgttcggcgtgttcggtctcattttgcgaatagaccaaaatgtcatcaatgaagacaactacgaaccgatccaaatatggtccaagatccgattcatcaaatccataaatacaacagggcattagtaagcccaaacggcatcactaggaactcgagtgaccatatctcgctcaaggcgccttgggtacgtccgaatctcgaattcaagaatcgataatagcccgatctcgatctattttcaaaacaccgaggttcttcagcttgatcgaacaaatcatcgatacgctgtaacagatatttgttctttatcgtcactttattaagtcgacgatagtcgatgcatgacctcatggttccatccttcttttcacaaacaacaccggcgcacccaaggcgaaaaactcaagcgagcaaaacctctatccaccaattcttgcaatcgagcttaactcctttaattccgttggtgccatacgatacggagctatcaaaattggagtggtaccggtaccaattcgatgccaaactctatttccgaacagtggcaaacccaagcaattcttcgtggaaaacatccggtattcgcaaaccatcgcacagattcgggtttcttttcgactccttgtcatcgagcacatacgcaaggtacgccgcacccttttcttacatatttcgggccaacattgcgatattacaccggcaacccctttaagtccgtagactcaactgaattatctcgttattcgcgcactcggatcgatagtcttgcttttgcaatttacaaccgcatcgtgcatggtcaaccaatccaaaccaagaataacgtcgaattcgccgaacggcaaaagcatcaagtccgccggaaaacaagaacctcgaaatactagggacttttcttacacactttgttgacaagcacgtaatgacccaagggtttgacaccgaattacaaactcagagactcaataggcaaagtcttctatggatgctaaggtttcgcatatataagaatgagtagaaccaggtcaatcaaagcaatcacattagtatcgaaaagagtgaaagtaccggccTCCTCTTgtgcgctggatggcatatgctctagcagagcgctggcCTCGGATCGAACAAAGTGTGATCGAGGCTCTCTCTCgattgccacccctacctccgtaaattctggggcctacctctagccattgttccactaggtcttgcaccttgcatcttattcttctcatctagctcgtgcaatctctaatgaagtggtccttgaaccgcatccataacagccctattaatgacttaccccaacattcacctaggtgtcgtcttccacattgggggcattcagtctctctcgatgattattgcccacactagctaccaagtagctcggagtccgtcgacggtcgggctctaatggaaattcccgcatcgcctcGACTTCATCGGGTGTCCTCCcgaatttctttacggtcgagaacggagctttactcacgatcttttacgataatctcttgcttcaaattcagccttcttcttctccgttccaagttcttccgctttgcgtgctcgttcggctagtgttacgaactcctttatctccaaaatacccactagtagctttaaatcttcattcaatccttcttcaaatcttttgcacatagcaacctcatcagccacacactcccgagcatcttgactaagtcttacgaactcatgttcagattcagacatcttgtcatacggccttgcttgagctccaaaaattccttacgcttcgatcgatgaaccgttgactaatatatttcttccgaaattcgtttgaaagaaatcccaagtaacttgttcctttgggactatggaaatcaaggtcctccaccaatagtaggtcgagtctcgtaacaaagatatagcacacttaagacattcatcgggtgtgcatgacagttcatcaaacactttaatggtgttatcaagccagaattcggccctttcggcatcatcggtaactatggccttaaactcctcggccccacgcttcctaatcaagtccacaggtggtttactcagcctcacaggatcaagaatcgatggcatcacgggctcttggggtggattatttaaattcgggaatggttggacaatggattagttcgggcatcttcatgcgacccactcattcatcatggtgaagaaggcttgtttcgcccttcattttgattattcgcggatgaccgaggctcaacaggcggtgtcccttgcgcagagcagccgctacactttcaacgccatccgccaagggtctctctatcccggttccatcgctaatcaaaacaaaaatttcaaccgtcaagtcatcacattattaagcactaacaatttggcatgtatagctagactcacacgctctatggtagtcctagaaccgactaaaccatagctctgataccaataaaattgtaacaccccaaacccgtgaccgtcaccggatttgaacacgtggtgttaccgggcttacttcccttatttctctctttgtaaaatctgattgctgttctaggcaggctagctaactgcgtcactgttgccttaaaaatcatatctcgagtttcaaaactcggaaactgattccgtaaatttttcctgaatttagactcatatatctatccatggatttatttctagaatttttggttgggccaattggtacagtttagtagttaaagtcaccaatgttacaggagtcgactacactgaccttcgcgcgttaaaacttgaatatctctctgtacagggctttaatactggtgccgtttgtttataatgaaactatactcaaaattgaatctgcacatataaggcatgacttctaattctttctggataatttatagtaaattttcaaagtcacgacaggggacccagaaaccgttctggccctgtctcacaagaactttaatatctctcattatactgctcatatggttgtttcgttccatccatattaaactagattcatcaaggttcaatttcataatttattcactatttaattctacttatactatttttagtgatttttcaatctcacctcactgctgctgtccgcaacagttactgcagtagactatgccaatttcatgaatctttccttggccttaatcatccatcatacatgacacaaattatggccaccttatcaaaattaaagtttctaagactcgtggctataggttctagcatcccactcgacgaccacataggccattttcacatggcttaaagtttacaacccacagttcaacaaaatataatagcctatacatgccaaatgttcttcaacaacgaagacaataccaaaatatttcagccggtgtgatgacttcaacgacggttccgatcacgcaaacaatacgagtccgagagacctaaaatgggtgacaagaaaacaccgagtgagtttataactcagaagtcataagcattcatcaatccatcgataaagttactacaacatgaacaataaacgaggttaggtactcatccatatcgaatctataccataattccctgaccttttggtccaatctcataccaagtcatacatccacatttcatattctacacaacaagatatttgaagcattttcacacactaactcatttccaccacaatcatacaatttcaatcatcacatagatttaaggcttaccaaattcaaccccgagcatgaacgtattttctattcgtcatgagctcgagatacttacccgatccgctgtccatactcaactcgatggagacacaccctccatatatatagagtacgcacacacaaggcttaatattcgatttcgcacacttagtgccacgcgatttaagcccgcacacatagtgccataccttcgagctcgcacacccaaaggtcgtattatttttttccagcatgcacacttagtgccatatatttccagcatgcacacttagtgccatatatttccagcacgcacacttagtgcctatctcgtcaccatacacacgtattgttcaagacacatagtgtcgaaagcaaactttctacacatttcactatttcttttacattcaacaattatcatcactccatacacatacaatttcatttatacatatatagcattccattaaacacaattgcatagattttccaatcatttaagcaatatcaaacatatgtgcttaatgacttaccttgtgttgggcaaaatggttccaactcggctactcgatgttctttcctttgcctttgcttgtttctccacctcgagcttcttgagcttagtcaataaataaactagtttaaccgtcttgccaaatatttatacatatatacatgacatcaactatactatcatcattaatacatcaattcacaaaattttatctcatgagcatatgacccatttttttttaaccccatatggcgaatgtatgtatatatatatatacaatgtcaactataacatcttttaatcacctaatttcatctcaaattcccatgaccgatcacacctatacttacattccaatattcgaatattcaaaatcacgttctaaatacaatagtcatgaacaatgccgaatccttgtgtgttcaaacatgaattattttacttaaatcaaaacGTATAAACATTCACAACTCGTATTCTTGGGAAGGCCGATTTATTTCCATAGTACATTCCtcatcaatacttagatgaacaaccaaaatccctacctttataccctagcctattgctcctatcatccataaaaattacaaattttagcatgggctaagtaggaatcatttaacatgcaaataaactcctatctccaacacttaatcattcggcatattgtctaaatacacatgagaaatctcatcttcctagaccttaccaagagtgcacccacacttcaacttagcatattacaaaaccaaatcaacaaattcaatgcttacctcctagtagccaaagatacttgccgaattgacctaggtaaatcttccttcctttcacttttttttttcaagaacaaccaaaagaatgaacaatgaatgaacaaaacctctttttttttttttactttctctctagctacggcacaatggggggggcatccatgctcatttttttttcatttctttaatgctagtttttattttatggcttcctacatacaccactagcaaaacatgttggaaacatgtttcctttgcccataatcttgtcatggccagccactcaccttaggaaagggggttatttgacatgcaaggacaaccattttcccacatgtattaataggccaccttacatttgcctagcacatttctaaattttctcacataagtcctatttgataaaattcacttacaattaacaaaatccaaacattcaatttttcacacattcatattcacatattctagacaataaatattacgttagaacatttcggtgactcggtttagcggtcccgaaaccgctttccgactagggtcactttagggctgtcacagttcctttttatagtagggggatttcacactaagttttcgtaaactcaccccgtttattaacctttcaggtaatttccagccttaaacGGATCGGAgttgcgaggggctcggaggaagccacacacactgtttatgttatagttttgattattgcttttaaatgtttttatgtgggttgtagtaaacccgttgtaattttctggatttcaaatttgaaattttatttattgttcttataattgctagtattagaacacggttttccaaagcaactcatcgttgttcaaaacatcacgatccgcaattgtttttaaatcaagcttccaaGAATCGCCAATATTttcacaaagttgttaagaatgttattcagctgaggtttctaacaaggtttaaaaagggtataagtttttaattattaagaaaggtttttaatggaaacatggttttcgaaaaacacttcaatgtgacatgctagattcgagccaaacttttaggccgggtttggggtgttacacccgcCCCAATGATGATTAATTTAGATATAATTGAGTGATTATTACACTAGGTTAAGacgttatttatttaatattaaattatgttatatttGAGCTAGGTAAAATCTTGATGTGAAAGACAATATTAAAGTTATTATAAGTGAAAGAAAGatttatgtaaaaatatttattaatgcaTGCAGGATTTATTTAAaggtatataataataataataataataataataataataataataataataatagtagtagtagTAATAATAAAGTCCTAAAATATTATTGTTCCCACCAAGTCATTCAGCACCAAGAAATAGAAAAATCAAATTCCAAAATCAACAATTACGTATAAAGAACATTCCAATTTACTCAATCAAATTACAATGTTTTTTCCTGCTTATGAAATctgactttttcttttcttccacttTCCAAGATCTTTCTCTTTTCAATTCTCTTACATCTTTCCCACCCCAAAAAGCAATCAACAATTCCCTTCATATACCTCACTTTTCCGCcattttttccttcatttctcaatattttgagttGATAAACCGGCGATGAACGATCTGTTTTCAGGCTCTTTCTCTCGATCCCGAAGCTCAGAATTTTCCCCTGATCACCACGTAATCCAGATGACTCCTCAACCCTCCTCCACCGCCGGCGACGGCGTTGACCACCTCCACAAGTTCTTCAAGGACGTCGACTCCATCGACGGTGAGCTCAAAGAACTCGAGAAGCTCAACGGCGACCTCTCCTCCTCCCACGAGCAAAGCAAGACGTTGCACAACGCGAAAGCCGTGAAGGAATTGAGAGCAAAGATGGATTCCGACTTAAACATGGCGTTGCAGAAGGCCAAGCTTATTAAGGCCAGGCTCGAAGCACTTGATCGGTCCAGCGACACAATCCGGAACATGCCCGGGTGTGGACCGGGGTCATCTTCGGACCGGACGAGGACGTCGGTAGTCAACGGGTTGAGGAAGAAGTTGAAGGATTCGATGGAAAGCTTTAATAGATTGAGAGAAAAGATATCGTCTGAGTATAGAGAAACTGTTGAGAGAAGGTATTTTACGGTCACCGGCGAAAACCCAGATGTGCAGACTCTTGATCTTTTGATTTCAACAGGTCAGTTGAATCCATTCAACTATCTTACTATAAGACCCATTTTTATGGGTCatgttttaaaaatttgaaagtaaaaatatttataattatttgattaaaatttGGATGGATAGATTTATACCATACGATAAATAACGAATTAatcctttttttattattattataaaactaaGTCCTTtgcatttaaattttaaagtagAAATGTAAGTTTTAAATCTCGACAATTTTGAACATTATAAAAATGTTGATTTATTgtgttttaaaataatatttttaaaggcTTATTTTTGTACGTTATTCAAATacgataattaattatttttcaacatTCAACTTTGAAAACCttgtcttttattattattattttataaagggGAAAGTGAGACATTTATGCAAAAAGCGATTCAAGAACAAGGGAGGGGAAGAGTTTTGGATACAATAAACGAGATTCAAGAAAGGCACGATGCTGTTAAGGACTTGGAGAAGAATCTCAAAGAACTTCACCAAGTTTTCATGGATATGGCGGTGCTGGTTCAAAGCCAAGGTGAAGAACTGGACGACATCGAGAGGCAAGTGAACCGAGCTAATTCGTACGTGAGAGACGGAGCTACCCGACTTCAAACCGCTAGAAATTATCAGAAAAATACCCGCAAATGGACTTGTTATGCTATCATACTCCTACTCGTCATCATCTTGATTATCGTGTTAGTCATCGTGAGACCTTGGTAAAAACAATGGCGGTGGCCGTCTACAGCTTTTCAGTGTTGTTGGCGAGACATCATTTTGATTATCGATTCTTTTGTGTAAACTAAAGTATTTTTGGTTTCAATTCGCTTTCTTGTTTTCACGGGGTTGCTACAAATAGTGTGTATATAAAATTATGATGTTAGATATAAACTGTTTCATTGGTTTATGCTGGAtagtttataaataaattttataatttagtttatcttataaaataaagagagatgaggagaataaagaataaataaaatataaaataacaaagaatgtactttattgatcaaaagggtgattacaatgcttcattaGAGTttttatttataggcataagttgtataaaagaagtagaaatctaattctaataactattagaatttaaagtacattaaaactttatctt from Gossypium arboreum isolate Shixiya-1 chromosome 1, ASM2569848v2, whole genome shotgun sequence harbors:
- the LOC108482470 gene encoding syntaxin-121-like — translated: MNDLFSGSFSRSRSSEFSPDHHVIQMTPQPSSTAGDGVDHLHKFFKDVDSIDGELKELEKLNGDLSSSHEQSKTLHNAKAVKELRAKMDSDLNMALQKAKLIKARLEALDRSSDTIRNMPGCGPGSSSDRTRTSVVNGLRKKLKDSMESFNRLREKISSEYRETVERRYFTVTGENPDVQTLDLLISTGESETFMQKAIQEQGRGRVLDTINEIQERHDAVKDLEKNLKELHQVFMDMAVLVQSQGEELDDIERQVNRANSYVRDGATRLQTARNYQKNTRKWTCYAIILLLVIILIIVLVIVRPW